One genomic region from Xyrauchen texanus isolate HMW12.3.18 chromosome 4, RBS_HiC_50CHRs, whole genome shotgun sequence encodes:
- the si:dkey-40c11.2 gene encoding drebrin-like protein B isoform X2, translating into MHAINLDTYSLSLLTAKEDILNPRASTNWALFAYEGVTNNLKLFDSGAGGLTELVGKFHNGRPMYGLCRVGLTETGQPQIVMVCWVGESVDEYRRTECASHVPSIKTFFKEAQIFITASQQDEVTEEKITAALAKIQPPLERLRRPSKAKEQEETVGTNYRKTNAAMEMRRINRDSFWARAEREEEQRKLEERRRAVEDRQRWERERVLQEKKESEERDRKMNEKLQMIEEQRKIQAQLDAETKKAEKARWEQEQREHEEDMKARLRRSESIEKAAEAAALVSQRTINARAFFRQLSASSQNSSRPESPQSVKAPFRRYQRSLTDTAFIFERASNISGPTSPLSPSIKSPFSRTPSTPFKCPASPLSPSFHTIPSPQHPQTSAASPPTSPIQRFVPPVSPLPSLPVFRPPPPLSSPPSRPPPQATDSASPASPQLLGNQDMSETFSYDISREQLATAPELPPFPLSDDTLDDNELVNGSRMLCELQSEVHFIAKTVLVEEDEEEVEEPEEPSAISATSSVTKISTDYEDAMKTAEKQLEPVGENSVISALEWSKEQELEPELDSVEEPEFKEQHAVQFEEFQSGFEPARTAVPTLEELSEDDEEDEDLLEYQEFCGNTSEHNLMTEEDESERGRPVNGEDVDVSEQSTPERYCYTVNREDEDEIQTELVNENGESSPDRLLRVRALYDYQAEDETEISFEPGDIISDVETIDKAWWRGSSKDGRQGLFPANYVETI; encoded by the exons GGCATTATTTGCATATGAGGGTGTGACCAACAATCTTAAACTCTTTGATTCAGGAG CTGGAGGTTTGACAGAATTGGTTGGGAAATTTCACAATGGCAGGCCCATGTATGGACTCTGCAGGGTGGGACTGACAGAAACAGGACAACCTCAGATTGTCATGGTCTGCTGG GTTGGTGAGAGTGTGGATGAATACCGCAGAACAGAATGTGCCAGCCATGTGCCTTCCATTAAGACATTCTTCAAG GAGGCCCAAATATTTATTACAGCCTCACAACAAGATGAGGTGACAGAGGAGAAGATTACGGCTGCTCTTGCAAAGATTCAACCACCACTGGAGAGACTGAGGAGACCCTCAAAGGCAAAGGAGCAGGAGGAGACTGTG GGTACAAACTACAGGAAGACAAATGCTGCCATGGAGATGAGACGGATTAACAGAGACTCCTTCTGGGCACGTGCAGAG CGTGAGGAAGAGCAGAGAAAATTGGAGGAACGTCGGAGGGCTGTAGAAGACAGACAGCGctgggagagagaaagagttctCCAGGAAAAAAAAGAGTCTGAAGAAAGAGACCGGAAGATGAATGAAAAGCTACAAATGATTGAAGAGCAAAG GAAAATTCAGGCTCAGCTTGATGCAGAGACTAAAAAAGCGGAAAAAGCAAGATGG GAGCAAGAGCAGAGAGAGCACGAGGAAGACATGAAGGCGCGACTTAGACGCAGTGAATCCATTGAGAAAGCAGCA GAGGCAGCAGCACTTGTTTCTCAGCGTACCATCAATGCCAGAGCGTTTTTCAGGCAGCTATCTGCCTCCTCACAAAACTCTTCCAGACCTGAATCTCCACAATCAG TCAAAGCACCTTTTCGTCGCTATCAGCGCAGTTTGACAGACACAGCCTTCATCTTTGAGAGGGCCAGCAACATTTCTGGTCCTACTTCCCCTCTGAGCCCCTCTATAAAATCTCCCTTCTCTCGCACCCCATCCACACCCTTCAAATGTCCTGCATCCCCACTCAGTCCATCCTTCCATACAATCCCCTCACCACAGCACCCTCAAACATCTGCGGCATCTCCTCCCACATCACCCATCCAGCGCTTTGTCCCACCAGTGTCGCCTTTACCCAGTCTGCCTGTCTTTAGACCCCCTCCACCCCTGTCATCACCACCTAGCCGGCCACCTCCTCAAGCCACAGATTCAGCTTCACCTGCATCTCCACAGCTGCTGGGCAATCAAGATATGTCTGAGACATTCAGCTATGACATTAGCAGAGAGCAACTTGCTACTGCACCAGAACTGCCTCCATTTCCACTCTCTGATGACACACTGGACGATAATG AGCTTGTAAATGGCTCTCGAATGCTGTGTGAACTACAGTCAGAAGTTCACTTCATTGCCAAGACTGTTCTGGTTGAAGAAGATGAAGAAGAGGTGGAGGAACCAGAGGAACCTTCAGCCATCTCAGCTACATCTTCAGTTACCAAGATCAGCACAGATTATGAAGACGCAATGAAAACAGCAGAAAAACAATTGGAGCCAGTGGGTGAGAACAGTGTCATTAGCGCCCTGGAGTGGTCCAAGGAGCAAGAGCTGGAACCAGAGTTAGACTCTGTGGAGGAACCGGAATTTAAGGAGCAGCATGCGGTTCAATTCGAGGAATTCCAGTCAGGATTTGAGCCAGCCAGAACTGCGGTTCCAACCTTAGAAGAGCTCTCAGAAGATGATGAGGAGGATGAAGATCTACTAGAGTACCAAG AGTTCTGTGGGAACACATCAGAGCATAATCTGATGACCGAAGAAGATGAATCGGAACGTGGCAGACCAGTAAACG GAGAGGATGTTGATGTATCTGAGCAAAGCACACCTGAGAGGTACTGTTACACCGTTAATCGTGAAGATGAAGATGAAATCCAGACTGAGTTGGTGAATGAAAATGGCGAG TCATCACCAGATAGACTTCTTCGTGTAAGAGCTTTGTACGACTACCAAGCAG AGGATGAAACAGAAATCTCGTTTGAAcctggtgacatcatcagtgaTGTAGAAACAATCGACAAAGCATGGTGGAGGGGTTCCAGCAAAGATGGACGCCAGGGTCTCTTCCCTGCCAATTATGTAGAGACCATCTAA
- the si:dkey-40c11.2 gene encoding drebrin-like protein isoform X1, translated as MHAINLDTYSLSLLTAKEDILNPRASTNWALFAYEGVTNNLKLFDSGAGGLTELVGKFHNGRPMYGLCRVGLTETGQPQIVMVCWVGESVDEYRRTECASHVPSIKTFFKEAQIFITASQQDEVTEEKITAALAKIQPPLERLRRPSKAKEQEETVGTNYRKTNAAMEMRRINRDSFWARAEREEEQRKLEERRRAVEDRQRWERERVLQEKKESEERDRKMNEKLQMIEEQRKIQAQLDAETKKAEKARWEQEQREHEEDMKARLRRSESIEKAAEAAALVSQRTINARAFFRQLSASSQNSSRPESPQSVKAPFRRYQRSLTDTAFIFERASNISGPTSPLSPSIKSPFSRTPSTPFKCPASPLSPSFHTIPSPQHPQTSAASPPTSPIQRFVPPVSPLPSLPVFRPPPPLSSPPSRPPPQATDSASPASPQLLGNQDMSETFSYDISREQLATAPELPPFPLSDDTLDDNELVNGSRMLCELQSEVHFIAKTVLVEEDEEEVEEPEEPSAISATSSVTKISTDYEDAMKTAEKQLEPVGENSVISALEWSKEQELEPELDSVEEPEFKEQHAVQFEEFQSGFEPARTAVPTLEELSEDDEEDEDLLEYQEFCGNTSEHNLMTEEDESERGRPVNGTGEDVDVSEQSTPERYCYTVNREDEDEIQTELVNENGESSPDRLLRVRALYDYQAEDETEISFEPGDIISDVETIDKAWWRGSSKDGRQGLFPANYVETI; from the exons GGCATTATTTGCATATGAGGGTGTGACCAACAATCTTAAACTCTTTGATTCAGGAG CTGGAGGTTTGACAGAATTGGTTGGGAAATTTCACAATGGCAGGCCCATGTATGGACTCTGCAGGGTGGGACTGACAGAAACAGGACAACCTCAGATTGTCATGGTCTGCTGG GTTGGTGAGAGTGTGGATGAATACCGCAGAACAGAATGTGCCAGCCATGTGCCTTCCATTAAGACATTCTTCAAG GAGGCCCAAATATTTATTACAGCCTCACAACAAGATGAGGTGACAGAGGAGAAGATTACGGCTGCTCTTGCAAAGATTCAACCACCACTGGAGAGACTGAGGAGACCCTCAAAGGCAAAGGAGCAGGAGGAGACTGTG GGTACAAACTACAGGAAGACAAATGCTGCCATGGAGATGAGACGGATTAACAGAGACTCCTTCTGGGCACGTGCAGAG CGTGAGGAAGAGCAGAGAAAATTGGAGGAACGTCGGAGGGCTGTAGAAGACAGACAGCGctgggagagagaaagagttctCCAGGAAAAAAAAGAGTCTGAAGAAAGAGACCGGAAGATGAATGAAAAGCTACAAATGATTGAAGAGCAAAG GAAAATTCAGGCTCAGCTTGATGCAGAGACTAAAAAAGCGGAAAAAGCAAGATGG GAGCAAGAGCAGAGAGAGCACGAGGAAGACATGAAGGCGCGACTTAGACGCAGTGAATCCATTGAGAAAGCAGCA GAGGCAGCAGCACTTGTTTCTCAGCGTACCATCAATGCCAGAGCGTTTTTCAGGCAGCTATCTGCCTCCTCACAAAACTCTTCCAGACCTGAATCTCCACAATCAG TCAAAGCACCTTTTCGTCGCTATCAGCGCAGTTTGACAGACACAGCCTTCATCTTTGAGAGGGCCAGCAACATTTCTGGTCCTACTTCCCCTCTGAGCCCCTCTATAAAATCTCCCTTCTCTCGCACCCCATCCACACCCTTCAAATGTCCTGCATCCCCACTCAGTCCATCCTTCCATACAATCCCCTCACCACAGCACCCTCAAACATCTGCGGCATCTCCTCCCACATCACCCATCCAGCGCTTTGTCCCACCAGTGTCGCCTTTACCCAGTCTGCCTGTCTTTAGACCCCCTCCACCCCTGTCATCACCACCTAGCCGGCCACCTCCTCAAGCCACAGATTCAGCTTCACCTGCATCTCCACAGCTGCTGGGCAATCAAGATATGTCTGAGACATTCAGCTATGACATTAGCAGAGAGCAACTTGCTACTGCACCAGAACTGCCTCCATTTCCACTCTCTGATGACACACTGGACGATAATG AGCTTGTAAATGGCTCTCGAATGCTGTGTGAACTACAGTCAGAAGTTCACTTCATTGCCAAGACTGTTCTGGTTGAAGAAGATGAAGAAGAGGTGGAGGAACCAGAGGAACCTTCAGCCATCTCAGCTACATCTTCAGTTACCAAGATCAGCACAGATTATGAAGACGCAATGAAAACAGCAGAAAAACAATTGGAGCCAGTGGGTGAGAACAGTGTCATTAGCGCCCTGGAGTGGTCCAAGGAGCAAGAGCTGGAACCAGAGTTAGACTCTGTGGAGGAACCGGAATTTAAGGAGCAGCATGCGGTTCAATTCGAGGAATTCCAGTCAGGATTTGAGCCAGCCAGAACTGCGGTTCCAACCTTAGAAGAGCTCTCAGAAGATGATGAGGAGGATGAAGATCTACTAGAGTACCAAG AGTTCTGTGGGAACACATCAGAGCATAATCTGATGACCGAAGAAGATGAATCGGAACGTGGCAGACCAGTAAACGGTACAG GAGAGGATGTTGATGTATCTGAGCAAAGCACACCTGAGAGGTACTGTTACACCGTTAATCGTGAAGATGAAGATGAAATCCAGACTGAGTTGGTGAATGAAAATGGCGAG TCATCACCAGATAGACTTCTTCGTGTAAGAGCTTTGTACGACTACCAAGCAG AGGATGAAACAGAAATCTCGTTTGAAcctggtgacatcatcagtgaTGTAGAAACAATCGACAAAGCATGGTGGAGGGGTTCCAGCAAAGATGGACGCCAGGGTCTCTTCCCTGCCAATTATGTAGAGACCATCTAA
- the si:dkey-40c11.2 gene encoding drebrin isoform X3: MYGLCRVGLTETGQPQIVMVCWVGESVDEYRRTECASHVPSIKTFFKEAQIFITASQQDEVTEEKITAALAKIQPPLERLRRPSKAKEQEETVGTNYRKTNAAMEMRRINRDSFWARAEREEEQRKLEERRRAVEDRQRWERERVLQEKKESEERDRKMNEKLQMIEEQRKIQAQLDAETKKAEKARWEQEQREHEEDMKARLRRSESIEKAAEAAALVSQRTINARAFFRQLSASSQNSSRPESPQSVKAPFRRYQRSLTDTAFIFERASNISGPTSPLSPSIKSPFSRTPSTPFKCPASPLSPSFHTIPSPQHPQTSAASPPTSPIQRFVPPVSPLPSLPVFRPPPPLSSPPSRPPPQATDSASPASPQLLGNQDMSETFSYDISREQLATAPELPPFPLSDDTLDDNELVNGSRMLCELQSEVHFIAKTVLVEEDEEEVEEPEEPSAISATSSVTKISTDYEDAMKTAEKQLEPVGENSVISALEWSKEQELEPELDSVEEPEFKEQHAVQFEEFQSGFEPARTAVPTLEELSEDDEEDEDLLEYQEFCGNTSEHNLMTEEDESERGRPVNGTGEDVDVSEQSTPERYCYTVNREDEDEIQTELVNENGESSPDRLLRVRALYDYQAEDETEISFEPGDIISDVETIDKAWWRGSSKDGRQGLFPANYVETI; the protein is encoded by the exons ATGTATGGACTCTGCAGGGTGGGACTGACAGAAACAGGACAACCTCAGATTGTCATGGTCTGCTGG GTTGGTGAGAGTGTGGATGAATACCGCAGAACAGAATGTGCCAGCCATGTGCCTTCCATTAAGACATTCTTCAAG GAGGCCCAAATATTTATTACAGCCTCACAACAAGATGAGGTGACAGAGGAGAAGATTACGGCTGCTCTTGCAAAGATTCAACCACCACTGGAGAGACTGAGGAGACCCTCAAAGGCAAAGGAGCAGGAGGAGACTGTG GGTACAAACTACAGGAAGACAAATGCTGCCATGGAGATGAGACGGATTAACAGAGACTCCTTCTGGGCACGTGCAGAG CGTGAGGAAGAGCAGAGAAAATTGGAGGAACGTCGGAGGGCTGTAGAAGACAGACAGCGctgggagagagaaagagttctCCAGGAAAAAAAAGAGTCTGAAGAAAGAGACCGGAAGATGAATGAAAAGCTACAAATGATTGAAGAGCAAAG GAAAATTCAGGCTCAGCTTGATGCAGAGACTAAAAAAGCGGAAAAAGCAAGATGG GAGCAAGAGCAGAGAGAGCACGAGGAAGACATGAAGGCGCGACTTAGACGCAGTGAATCCATTGAGAAAGCAGCA GAGGCAGCAGCACTTGTTTCTCAGCGTACCATCAATGCCAGAGCGTTTTTCAGGCAGCTATCTGCCTCCTCACAAAACTCTTCCAGACCTGAATCTCCACAATCAG TCAAAGCACCTTTTCGTCGCTATCAGCGCAGTTTGACAGACACAGCCTTCATCTTTGAGAGGGCCAGCAACATTTCTGGTCCTACTTCCCCTCTGAGCCCCTCTATAAAATCTCCCTTCTCTCGCACCCCATCCACACCCTTCAAATGTCCTGCATCCCCACTCAGTCCATCCTTCCATACAATCCCCTCACCACAGCACCCTCAAACATCTGCGGCATCTCCTCCCACATCACCCATCCAGCGCTTTGTCCCACCAGTGTCGCCTTTACCCAGTCTGCCTGTCTTTAGACCCCCTCCACCCCTGTCATCACCACCTAGCCGGCCACCTCCTCAAGCCACAGATTCAGCTTCACCTGCATCTCCACAGCTGCTGGGCAATCAAGATATGTCTGAGACATTCAGCTATGACATTAGCAGAGAGCAACTTGCTACTGCACCAGAACTGCCTCCATTTCCACTCTCTGATGACACACTGGACGATAATG AGCTTGTAAATGGCTCTCGAATGCTGTGTGAACTACAGTCAGAAGTTCACTTCATTGCCAAGACTGTTCTGGTTGAAGAAGATGAAGAAGAGGTGGAGGAACCAGAGGAACCTTCAGCCATCTCAGCTACATCTTCAGTTACCAAGATCAGCACAGATTATGAAGACGCAATGAAAACAGCAGAAAAACAATTGGAGCCAGTGGGTGAGAACAGTGTCATTAGCGCCCTGGAGTGGTCCAAGGAGCAAGAGCTGGAACCAGAGTTAGACTCTGTGGAGGAACCGGAATTTAAGGAGCAGCATGCGGTTCAATTCGAGGAATTCCAGTCAGGATTTGAGCCAGCCAGAACTGCGGTTCCAACCTTAGAAGAGCTCTCAGAAGATGATGAGGAGGATGAAGATCTACTAGAGTACCAAG AGTTCTGTGGGAACACATCAGAGCATAATCTGATGACCGAAGAAGATGAATCGGAACGTGGCAGACCAGTAAACGGTACAG GAGAGGATGTTGATGTATCTGAGCAAAGCACACCTGAGAGGTACTGTTACACCGTTAATCGTGAAGATGAAGATGAAATCCAGACTGAGTTGGTGAATGAAAATGGCGAG TCATCACCAGATAGACTTCTTCGTGTAAGAGCTTTGTACGACTACCAAGCAG AGGATGAAACAGAAATCTCGTTTGAAcctggtgacatcatcagtgaTGTAGAAACAATCGACAAAGCATGGTGGAGGGGTTCCAGCAAAGATGGACGCCAGGGTCTCTTCCCTGCCAATTATGTAGAGACCATCTAA